From a region of the Pirellulales bacterium genome:
- a CDS encoding CPBP family intramembrane glutamic endopeptidase yields the protein MIEPPILHNRPRGALQTVGVWFALVYPALLTWFYFIGMNGQPAANQQAVFIVGKAIQFALPIYWLLFVERRRIHWKGPSRSGVIWGIASGLLIGGATLAIYFGWLLPSGSLATSAEVVRKKLFGMGLTSPAAIIEMSAFYSLVHSLLEEYYWRWFVFGRLREHSSRPAAIAISSIGFMAHHVILVFSYFPWPWAAAASVGVAIGGALWAWRYDRDGSLWGPWISHLLVDAAIFAIGFQMAFLARR from the coding sequence ATGATCGAGCCGCCGATTCTTCACAACCGCCCGCGTGGCGCGCTGCAAACCGTCGGGGTGTGGTTCGCACTGGTTTACCCCGCCCTGCTGACTTGGTTCTATTTCATAGGGATGAACGGTCAACCGGCAGCGAATCAACAGGCGGTGTTCATCGTCGGTAAGGCGATCCAGTTCGCGCTGCCGATCTATTGGCTCTTGTTTGTCGAACGAAGACGCATCCATTGGAAAGGCCCATCGCGCTCGGGTGTGATCTGGGGAATTGCCAGCGGACTGCTGATTGGCGGGGCAACTTTAGCGATTTATTTCGGCTGGCTGCTTCCGAGCGGATCGCTCGCCACATCTGCCGAGGTGGTTCGCAAGAAGCTGTTCGGCATGGGCCTTACGAGTCCGGCGGCGATCATCGAAATGTCGGCCTTCTATTCGCTAGTGCATTCACTGCTCGAAGAATATTACTGGCGGTGGTTTGTCTTCGGCCGGCTTCGTGAACATTCGTCGCGGCCGGCCGCGATCGCAATTTCCAGTATCGGGTTCATGGCGCATCACGTGATTCTGGTGTTCAGCTATTTTCCTTGGCCGTGGGCAGCCGCCGCATCCGTGGGCGTGGCGATCGGGGGCGCACTTTGGGCGTGGCGCTACGATCGCGACGGGTCATTGTGGGGGCCATGGATCAGCCACCTGCTGGTCGATGCCGCGATTTTCGCGATCGGCTTTCAGATGGCGTTCCTGGCTCGCCGTTGA
- a CDS encoding TolC family protein — MNRIRTRIFRSPFVALAALAAIAGCGLHNTPLVAPGELLHYQNVALEIETPTLKPCPDDPALATLSPETIREDGPVHYWDMKLSEAMHTALARSKVMHDLGGAELRSPQEVRTISDPAIADTDPRYGVESALADYDAVFNASVDSQHNHRALNNIFFGGGTRILVQDLDTFKEEIVKETPTGTEFTFRHNTTYDNNNEPGNLFPSSWDTNFEAEVRQHLLQGGGLEYNRIAGPHGAPGQMNGVLIARINTDVALTDFEMGIRDLASNVENAYWDLYFAYRDLDAKVLARDNALESWRRTHALNLAGRTGGEAQKEALARQQYFQFQEEVENAWNGRLVDGTHTDNGSGGGTFRAAGVRVAERRLRRLLGLPISDGRLIRPSDEPALAKMIFAWDEILPEALTRRPELRRERWMVKRRELELIASRNFLLPTLDVTGLYRFRGFGHDLINSDPNQAEFASAYGDLGTGMFQEWELGAQYSMPIGERKGHTAVRNAQLMLARERAVLDDQEQLVVHDLSNAIAEVDRAYVVAQTAFNRRVASLAEVGATKAAFEADKVPLDLFLESQRRQADAESGFFGALVEYALAIKNLHYAKGSLLDYNEIYLSESPWPDKAYADAAKVKVRTHELLDYRMKPAPVSAGPIPQPSGEQPMFAGPGETIEGVPPGAVVNPVPPGNAPSTMLPPSSAAPMRPTPMGPTPMDQPRQGPTAAPMSAPPANLRPTNIPPILPPPVAPPQAAPSRFSPPETLPPSTGPDFSDPTTQQRPDLHPRNERLLSPTVQPAMSPPLSMDKLLARQSPPAAPAPIAPEHLGPATAVAIPFAPLVGSPTSAPSKDVAPPQAASPNDKPISAATAKPDEVNTLSIYSRSSTRQRASAPPQGEASQLRLITNSEFAPSPTATAQSNHSASSAAPSQSELVIRSSTTESRPAGQASWPESSIRRRPPIDGNDGVSPLPPTTSEGSIWARGAAVRPVSYPAALPSPSAACAAQSQLQPLPPTPAAQRSPQSSTLEVVRPLPPMNAPVAQPNSIEPLPPFSR; from the coding sequence ATGAACCGTATACGAACCCGGATATTTCGATCTCCGTTTGTCGCGCTCGCGGCGCTTGCTGCGATAGCGGGATGCGGGCTGCACAACACCCCGCTGGTGGCGCCGGGAGAGTTGCTGCATTATCAGAACGTCGCGCTAGAGATCGAAACGCCGACGTTGAAGCCGTGCCCCGATGATCCGGCGCTTGCGACGTTGTCGCCGGAAACGATCCGCGAGGATGGCCCAGTGCACTACTGGGACATGAAGCTCTCCGAGGCAATGCACACGGCGCTTGCCCGCTCGAAGGTAATGCACGACTTGGGCGGTGCCGAGCTGAGATCGCCGCAGGAAGTGCGCACGATTTCGGACCCGGCAATTGCCGACACTGATCCGCGCTATGGCGTCGAATCCGCCTTGGCCGACTACGACGCCGTGTTCAATGCCAGCGTCGATTCGCAGCACAATCACCGCGCCTTGAACAACATCTTCTTCGGCGGCGGCACGCGCATCCTGGTTCAAGACCTCGACACGTTCAAGGAAGAGATTGTCAAGGAAACGCCGACCGGTACGGAATTCACGTTCCGCCACAACACGACCTACGACAACAACAACGAGCCGGGGAACCTGTTCCCCAGCTCCTGGGATACGAACTTCGAAGCCGAGGTGCGCCAGCATTTGTTGCAAGGGGGCGGGCTGGAATACAACCGCATCGCGGGCCCGCACGGTGCGCCCGGACAGATGAACGGCGTGCTGATCGCGCGGATCAACACCGACGTCGCGCTCACCGATTTCGAGATGGGAATTCGGGATTTGGCGAGTAATGTCGAAAATGCCTACTGGGATCTCTATTTCGCGTATCGCGATCTCGATGCCAAGGTGCTGGCCCGCGACAATGCGCTCGAAAGCTGGCGGCGCACGCACGCGTTGAACCTAGCCGGTCGCACGGGTGGCGAGGCGCAGAAAGAAGCCTTGGCGCGGCAACAATATTTTCAGTTCCAAGAAGAAGTCGAAAACGCCTGGAATGGTCGCCTCGTCGACGGCACGCACACCGACAACGGTTCGGGCGGCGGAACCTTTCGCGCCGCCGGCGTTCGCGTCGCCGAGCGCCGTTTGCGGCGTTTGCTCGGGCTGCCGATCAGCGATGGCCGATTGATTCGTCCGTCCGACGAACCGGCGCTCGCGAAAATGATCTTCGCCTGGGATGAAATCCTTCCTGAAGCGCTCACGCGCCGGCCAGAACTGCGCCGCGAGCGGTGGATGGTCAAACGCCGCGAACTGGAATTGATCGCCAGCCGAAATTTCCTGTTGCCGACGTTGGATGTTACCGGGCTGTATCGCTTCCGCGGCTTTGGCCACGATCTGATCAACTCCGATCCCAACCAGGCCGAGTTTGCCAGCGCTTACGGTGATCTCGGCACCGGAATGTTTCAGGAATGGGAGCTCGGCGCGCAATACTCGATGCCGATCGGCGAGCGAAAGGGGCACACTGCGGTTCGCAACGCGCAGTTGATGTTGGCGCGCGAGCGGGCAGTTCTCGACGACCAGGAGCAATTGGTCGTTCACGACCTGAGCAACGCGATTGCGGAAGTCGATCGAGCTTACGTGGTGGCTCAAACCGCGTTCAACCGGCGGGTGGCGTCGCTTGCGGAAGTCGGCGCGACGAAAGCCGCGTTTGAAGCCGACAAGGTGCCGCTGGATTTGTTTCTGGAATCGCAGCGCCGGCAGGCCGATGCCGAAAGCGGATTTTTCGGCGCCCTGGTGGAATATGCTTTGGCAATCAAGAATCTGCATTACGCCAAGGGATCCCTTCTCGATTACAACGAGATTTATCTATCGGAAAGCCCTTGGCCCGACAAGGCGTATGCCGACGCGGCGAAGGTCAAAGTGCGAACCCACGAACTGCTGGACTATCGCATGAAACCGGCGCCGGTGAGCGCCGGACCGATTCCGCAGCCCTCCGGTGAGCAGCCGATGTTCGCTGGTCCGGGGGAAACGATAGAAGGTGTTCCGCCGGGCGCCGTGGTGAACCCCGTGCCGCCGGGAAATGCACCTTCGACGATGTTGCCGCCGTCGAGCGCGGCGCCGATGCGGCCGACGCCGATGGGCCCGACACCGATGGATCAGCCGCGGCAGGGGCCAACCGCTGCGCCGATGAGCGCACCGCCGGCCAACCTTCGGCCGACGAACATTCCACCAATTCTTCCGCCACCCGTTGCTCCGCCGCAAGCCGCTCCGTCGCGATTCAGTCCCCCGGAAACGCTGCCGCCATCGACCGGTCCCGACTTTTCCGATCCGACGACGCAGCAGAGGCCCGATCTGCATCCGCGAAATGAACGCTTGTTGAGCCCCACGGTGCAACCGGCGATGTCGCCGCCATTGTCGATGGACAAACTGCTGGCCCGCCAATCGCCGCCCGCGGCCCCAGCGCCGATCGCCCCGGAACACCTCGGGCCGGCAACCGCCGTGGCCATCCCCTTTGCACCGCTCGTCGGTTCGCCGACGAGCGCGCCTTCGAAGGATGTTGCGCCGCCACAAGCCGCATCGCCGAACGACAAGCCAATAAGTGCGGCCACCGCGAAACCGGATGAGGTCAACACGCTGAGCATTTATTCGCGCTCAAGCACGCGGCAGCGTGCCAGTGCTCCGCCTCAAGGCGAAGCTTCGCAACTTCGCTTGATTACGAATTCGGAATTTGCCCCCTCGCCGACGGCAACAGCGCAATCAAACCATTCCGCATCGAGCGCCGCGCCATCGCAAAGCGAGTTGGTGATTCGCTCGTCGACGACCGAGTCGCGGCCTGCGGGGCAGGCTTCGTGGCCGGAGTCGTCGATTCGGCGTCGTCCGCCGATCGACGGGAACGACGGCGTGAGCCCGTTGCCGCCGACAACCAGCGAGGGCTCCATCTGGGCGCGAGGTGCCGCCGTGCGGCCGGTGTCGTATCCGGCTGCGCTGCCCTCGCCCAGCGCGGCGTGCGCCGCACAATCGCAATTGCAACCGCTGCCGCCAACGCCTGCCGCACAACGCTCGCCGCAATCTTCAACGCTGGAGGTCGTCCGACCGCTGCCGCCGATGAACGCACCGGTCGCCCAACCGAACTCGATCGAACCGCTGCCGCCATTTTCGCGGTAG
- a CDS encoding NUDIX domain-containing protein has protein sequence MLESAGTLLYRRSDDGIEVLLVHPSGNYNRRAPWSIPKGLVEAGELPEAAARRETAEETGVVAGELASLASIDYQKSRKRVHGFAGELPVCASPKCASWEIDRAEILGIEEARRRIHVDQLPLLDRLEELLAGGKR, from the coding sequence ATGCTCGAGTCGGCCGGAACACTTTTATACCGCCGCTCCGACGACGGCATCGAAGTGCTGCTCGTCCATCCGTCGGGCAACTACAATCGCCGCGCCCCGTGGAGCATTCCCAAGGGGCTCGTCGAAGCCGGCGAACTGCCGGAAGCGGCGGCCCGGCGCGAAACGGCCGAAGAGACGGGAGTCGTTGCCGGCGAATTGGCTTCGCTGGCCTCGATCGACTACCAGAAAAGCCGCAAACGGGTGCATGGCTTTGCCGGCGAGTTGCCGGTGTGCGCCAGTCCAAAATGCGCGAGTTGGGAAATCGATCGGGCCGAAATCCTCGGCATCGAAGAGGCCAGGCGGCGAATCCACGTCGATCAATTGCCGCTTCTGGATCGCCTCGAAGAACTGCTCGCCGGTGGCAAGCGCTGA
- a CDS encoding aldo/keto reductase, with amino-acid sequence MDGEFKTGRREFLQTGLLAAGAAAAAGAAQQQASGAESVNADAIPRRKFGRHPDEISCIGIGGYHIGQAPSLKEAIQICHEAIDAGINFFDNAWEYNDHRSEEWMGEALAGRRDKVFLMTKVCTHGRDKKVAMQQLEESLKRLKTDHLDLWQIHEVIYDNDPDLHFAPGGVVEALEQAKKDGKVRYVGFTGHKKPATHLKMLAHDYPFDSVQMPLNCFDGTFRSFEEHVLPAVNKRGMAGLGMKSLGGDGQPIMHGVVTVEEALRYAMSLPVTTTIIGIDSIEVLHQNLKIARGFQPMPPEQMAALRKRVGAVAGDGHLELYKTSVKYDADVGRAQHGYPTMQEMPL; translated from the coding sequence ATGGACGGCGAATTCAAGACAGGCCGGCGCGAGTTCTTGCAGACGGGATTGCTCGCGGCCGGAGCGGCTGCGGCGGCAGGCGCGGCTCAGCAACAGGCATCTGGCGCCGAGTCGGTGAACGCCGACGCGATCCCGCGGCGCAAGTTTGGCCGGCATCCCGATGAAATCTCTTGCATTGGCATCGGCGGATATCACATCGGCCAGGCCCCGTCGCTCAAAGAAGCGATTCAAATCTGCCATGAAGCCATTGATGCCGGGATCAATTTCTTCGACAACGCTTGGGAATACAACGATCATCGTAGCGAAGAATGGATGGGCGAAGCGCTCGCCGGCCGCCGCGACAAAGTGTTTCTGATGACCAAGGTTTGCACGCACGGCCGCGATAAGAAAGTGGCCATGCAGCAACTCGAAGAATCGCTGAAGCGGCTCAAGACCGATCATCTCGATCTGTGGCAAATTCATGAAGTGATTTACGACAACGATCCGGATTTGCACTTCGCTCCGGGCGGCGTCGTCGAAGCGCTCGAACAGGCCAAGAAAGACGGCAAGGTGCGTTATGTCGGTTTCACAGGCCATAAGAAACCGGCGACGCATCTGAAAATGCTTGCCCACGATTATCCGTTCGACTCGGTGCAAATGCCGCTCAATTGCTTCGACGGCACGTTTCGCAGCTTCGAGGAGCATGTGCTGCCGGCCGTAAACAAACGGGGCATGGCCGGGCTGGGAATGAAAAGCTTGGGAGGCGATGGGCAGCCGATAATGCACGGCGTGGTGACGGTCGAAGAAGCCCTCCGCTACGCGATGAGTCTGCCCGTGACGACGACGATCATCGGCATCGATTCGATCGAGGTGTTGCACCAAAATCTGAAAATCGCCCGTGGCTTCCAGCCGATGCCGCCGGAACAAATGGCTGCATTGCGCAAACGAGTCGGTGCAGTCGCCGGCGACGGCCATTTGGAACTCTACAAAACCAGCGTCAAATACGACGCCGACGTCGGCCGGGCGCAGCACGGCTATCCGACCATGCAGGAAATGCCGCTCTAG
- a CDS encoding aldo/keto reductase, producing the protein MRTLTAFGAGAAIGRAQLAAAAPGGSPANPATPGDSPTAGQTNSPRDGNAAAGTIPKRPLGRTGVNLAALGLGGHHLGDAKTIDDAIRLVHEAIAGGIEFFDNCWEYWNGKSENWLGRALVGRRKEVFLMTKVCTHGRSAALAMEMLEQSLVRLGTDHLDLWQVHGVGFDNDPELAYAKGGVIEALDMAKQQGKTRFVGFTGHKDPEVHLKMIQLGYPFDTVQMPLNPFDATFRSFEQIILPEANRRGIAVLGMKSMGGTAWAVKRGVVTPQEMLRYAISLPVALTISGMESLDVLRQNLQVAQNFQPMTADEMQSLRKRCAATAADGRFEPYKVGLIFDNPLARLPHSFPIDKQQKEVKQMLQKGTGTWTTD; encoded by the coding sequence TTGCGTACCTTAACCGCATTCGGGGCAGGAGCAGCGATCGGCCGGGCGCAATTGGCTGCCGCGGCTCCAGGCGGGTCGCCGGCGAATCCGGCAACCCCCGGTGACAGCCCAACTGCCGGACAAACGAATTCCCCGCGCGATGGAAATGCCGCCGCCGGTACGATCCCCAAGCGGCCGCTCGGCCGAACCGGCGTGAATCTCGCCGCGCTCGGACTCGGCGGCCATCACTTGGGCGACGCCAAAACGATCGACGACGCCATTCGCTTGGTTCACGAAGCGATCGCCGGCGGCATTGAGTTCTTCGACAACTGCTGGGAATATTGGAACGGAAAAAGCGAAAACTGGCTCGGCCGAGCGCTCGTAGGGCGGCGCAAGGAAGTGTTCTTGATGACCAAGGTGTGTACGCACGGCCGCAGCGCCGCGCTGGCGATGGAAATGCTCGAGCAATCGCTCGTGCGCCTCGGCACCGATCATCTCGATCTGTGGCAGGTTCACGGCGTCGGCTTCGACAACGATCCCGAGTTGGCGTATGCCAAAGGGGGCGTGATCGAGGCCCTCGATATGGCGAAGCAGCAAGGCAAAACGCGGTTCGTCGGCTTCACGGGCCACAAGGATCCCGAAGTTCATCTGAAGATGATCCAGCTCGGCTATCCGTTCGACACCGTGCAAATGCCGCTGAATCCCTTCGATGCGACGTTTCGCAGCTTCGAGCAAATCATTTTGCCGGAAGCCAATCGCCGCGGAATTGCCGTGCTGGGAATGAAAAGCATGGGGGGCACCGCCTGGGCAGTAAAGCGCGGGGTCGTCACGCCCCAAGAAATGCTCCGCTACGCGATTAGCCTTCCCGTGGCACTAACGATCAGCGGCATGGAATCGCTCGATGTGTTGCGGCAAAACTTGCAGGTCGCGCAGAATTTTCAGCCCATGACCGCCGACGAAATGCAATCGCTCCGCAAGCGCTGCGCCGCGACAGCGGCCGACGGACGCTTCGAGCCGTATAAGGTTGGATTGATTTTCGACAATCCCTTGGCGCGGCTGCCACATAGCTTTCCCATCGATAAGCAGCAGAAAGAAGTGAAGCAGATGTTGCAAAAGGGCACTGGAACTTGGACGACGGACTAG
- a CDS encoding UdgX family uracil-DNA binding protein (This protein belongs to the uracil DNA glycosylase superfamily, members of which act in excision repair of DNA. However, it belongs more specifically to UdgX branch, whose founding member was found to bind uracil in DNA (where it does not belong), without cleaving it, appears to promote DNA repair by a pathway involving RecA, rather than base excision.), translating into MITTSAAEFVPTTHSLAKLRAAASHCEGCELFRRATQTVFGEGKRLATLMLVGEQPGDQEDRDGHPFVGPAGRLLDEVLQEAGIDRQKVYVTNAVKHFKWIPRGKRRLHSKPASREINACRPWLDAEIEAVGPRVIVAMGATAAQAFLGPKFRITRERGQWIERGDDGPALLATYHPSAILRAPDPESRHRLRAEFVADLKLVAKRLKADKNS; encoded by the coding sequence ATGATCACAACGTCGGCCGCAGAATTTGTTCCCACGACGCACAGCCTCGCGAAACTGCGCGCCGCGGCATCGCACTGCGAAGGCTGCGAGCTGTTCCGCCGAGCCACGCAAACGGTGTTCGGCGAAGGCAAACGGCTGGCCACGTTGATGCTGGTCGGCGAGCAGCCGGGCGACCAGGAAGATCGCGACGGGCATCCTTTTGTCGGCCCGGCTGGGCGGCTATTGGATGAGGTGCTTCAAGAAGCCGGGATCGACCGACAAAAGGTGTATGTCACCAATGCCGTCAAGCATTTCAAATGGATTCCGCGTGGCAAGCGGCGATTGCATTCGAAGCCGGCTTCGCGCGAAATCAACGCCTGCCGGCCATGGCTCGACGCCGAAATCGAGGCTGTCGGGCCGCGTGTAATCGTTGCGATGGGCGCCACGGCGGCCCAAGCCTTCTTGGGCCCGAAATTCCGCATCACGCGCGAGCGCGGCCAGTGGATCGAACGCGGCGATGATGGCCCAGCACTATTGGCCACCTATCACCCCTCCGCAATCCTCCGGGCCCCCGACCCCGAAAGCCGGCACCGCCTGCGCGCCGAATTCGTCGCGGATCTGAAGCTCGTGGCCAAGAGGTTGAAGGCCGACAAGAATAGCTGA
- a CDS encoding DUF1501 domain-containing protein yields the protein MLVIPGQPGKDLCDRGLGITRRDLLRVGGSAVLGLTLGDLLAHQAQASATPVAGGGPGWGKAKSVIMLYLQGGPSHLDLWDPKENVPDNVRSAFKTVPSKVPGIELTELMPKFGQVTDKVTLIRSMSYTPNGLFNHTAAIYQMNTGYTADKVSPSGQLEPPSPKDYPNFGSNIIRLKPPTVPMLPFVMMPRPLQESGVVGKSGTAGFLGRAYDPYYLYPPGDDMDMNKMDRIKIDDLQLRPEVSSQRLERRAKLRQLIDQGMPDIERATAKYDLDSYYDKALGLILSGRARDAFDLKKEPDSMREMYGRNTWGQSCLLARRLVEAGTRVVEVIWPKVANSDNHSWDMHVDLTKRIKNQAAPMFDTALAALIGDMDQRGLLADTLVVAVGEFGRSPQRGLSTSGNGNSPDGRDHWPYCYTACIAGAGIKRGFVYGKSDKTASGPLENPVHPTELLATIYHAVGLDPATIIFNHLNQPREMVKGSAVMGLFA from the coding sequence ATGCTGGTCATTCCCGGACAACCTGGCAAAGATTTGTGCGACCGTGGCCTAGGAATCACCCGGCGAGATTTGTTGCGCGTCGGCGGCTCGGCCGTGTTGGGGCTCACGCTCGGCGATCTGCTCGCGCATCAGGCGCAAGCCAGCGCGACTCCGGTGGCCGGCGGCGGGCCGGGTTGGGGAAAAGCCAAGAGCGTCATCATGCTCTATCTCCAGGGCGGCCCCAGTCACTTGGACCTGTGGGATCCCAAGGAAAACGTGCCCGACAACGTGCGCAGCGCGTTCAAAACCGTGCCGTCGAAAGTGCCCGGCATCGAATTGACGGAGCTGATGCCGAAATTCGGTCAGGTGACCGACAAAGTGACGCTTATCCGCTCGATGAGCTACACGCCCAACGGCCTGTTCAACCACACCGCGGCCATCTACCAGATGAACACCGGCTACACGGCCGACAAGGTCAGCCCGTCGGGCCAGCTCGAGCCGCCGTCGCCGAAGGACTATCCGAACTTCGGCTCGAACATCATTCGCCTCAAGCCGCCGACGGTGCCCATGTTGCCGTTCGTGATGATGCCGCGGCCGCTGCAGGAAAGCGGAGTGGTTGGAAAGTCGGGCACGGCCGGATTCTTGGGCCGCGCCTACGACCCCTACTATCTCTATCCGCCCGGCGACGACATGGACATGAACAAGATGGACCGCATCAAGATCGACGATCTGCAATTGCGGCCGGAGGTGTCGAGCCAGCGATTGGAGCGGCGGGCAAAGCTCCGCCAATTGATCGACCAAGGCATGCCCGACATCGAACGGGCCACCGCGAAATACGATCTCGATTCCTACTACGACAAAGCGCTCGGGCTGATTCTCTCGGGCCGGGCCCGCGATGCGTTCGATCTGAAAAAAGAGCCCGACTCGATGCGCGAGATGTACGGCCGGAACACGTGGGGCCAAAGCTGCTTGCTGGCCCGGCGATTGGTCGAGGCTGGCACGCGCGTGGTCGAAGTGATCTGGCCGAAGGTGGCCAATTCCGACAACCATTCTTGGGACATGCACGTCGATCTGACGAAGCGGATCAAGAACCAAGCGGCCCCGATGTTCGACACCGCTCTGGCCGCGCTTATCGGCGATATGGACCAGCGCGGGCTATTGGCCGACACGCTGGTTGTGGCCGTGGGCGAATTCGGCCGGTCCCCGCAGCGCGGGCTGAGCACCTCGGGCAACGGCAATAGCCCCGACGGCCGCGACCACTGGCCCTATTGCTATACGGCTTGCATCGCCGGCGCAGGTATCAAGCGCGGCTTCGTGTACGGCAAGAGCGACAAAACGGCCAGCGGGCCGCTGGAAAACCCCGTGCATCCGACCGAGCTGCTGGCGACGATTTACCACGCGGTCGGCCTCGATCCGGCCACGATCATTTTCAACCATCTCAACCAGCCGCGCGAGATGGTGAAAGGATCGGCCGTGATGGGATTGTTTGCGTAG
- a CDS encoding 16S rRNA (uracil(1498)-N(3))-methyltransferase has translation MPDRFFCPPPLGLGEVRIDGPEAHHLLHVLRAKPGLAVVLFDGSGAEFDAVVDRTDRAAVYLNVSARRLVDREAAVSVTLGVAMPKGDRQRWLVEKATELGVARLVPLTTARGVAQPVGSALERFRRAVVEAAKQCGRNRLMEVAEPQPCADFCQSAPATAIRLIAHPRGTALRGALESAGGQCDNVCLAVGPEGGLTDAEVEQAMAAGWQAVDLGQRLLRTETAAIALAARVLLN, from the coding sequence TTGCCCGACCGCTTTTTCTGCCCGCCGCCGCTCGGTCTTGGCGAGGTCCGCATCGACGGGCCGGAAGCTCACCATTTGCTCCACGTGTTGCGGGCAAAGCCCGGCCTGGCGGTGGTGCTCTTCGACGGCAGCGGAGCGGAATTCGATGCGGTCGTGGATCGAACGGATCGGGCTGCGGTGTATCTGAACGTTTCGGCGCGACGGCTCGTCGACCGGGAGGCGGCCGTGTCGGTCACGCTGGGCGTGGCGATGCCGAAGGGAGATCGGCAACGTTGGCTCGTCGAGAAGGCGACGGAGTTGGGCGTCGCACGATTGGTGCCGCTAACGACCGCCCGCGGCGTGGCGCAGCCGGTCGGCTCGGCGCTCGAGCGGTTTCGCAGGGCAGTCGTCGAAGCGGCAAAGCAATGCGGCCGCAATCGATTGATGGAGGTCGCCGAGCCGCAACCGTGCGCCGATTTCTGCCAATCGGCTCCGGCGACAGCGATCCGCCTCATCGCTCACCCCCGCGGGACGGCGCTGCGCGGGGCACTAGAATCCGCTGGCGGGCAGTGCGACAACGTTTGCTTGGCCGTCGGGCCGGAAGGCGGATTGACTGACGCGGAAGTCGAACAAGCCATGGCCGCAGGCTGGCAGGCCGTTGATCTAGGCCAGCGATTGCTGCGCACTGAAACCGCGGCGATCGCGCTTGCCGCCCGGGTGTTGTTGAATTGA
- a CDS encoding AAA family ATPase has protein sequence MDTAAPTSTYRAHWGLRETPFPSGLAPRLFFQSPCHEEALARLEFLVEQRQRLGLLLGLSGTGKSLVLDRLATNLRRDGAQVANLSLLGIDLHEFLWLLAAELGLNPDRRKSHFELWRDLIDRVDENRYQQLDTVILLDDADGGQPEVLDHLVRLIQSDRGMPTSLVLVLAAPAEKVSRIGARLLELAELRIDLDPWEESDTAGYLISALSLAGRKTLLFTDAAVLRLHELTGGIPRRVNQLASLALVAGAGRQLTTIDADTIDSVYRELGVIETAA, from the coding sequence ATGGACACCGCCGCCCCCACATCGACCTATCGGGCCCATTGGGGCTTGCGCGAAACGCCGTTTCCCAGCGGGCTCGCGCCTCGGCTCTTCTTCCAAAGCCCTTGCCACGAAGAAGCTTTGGCCCGGCTCGAATTCCTCGTCGAGCAGCGGCAGCGGCTCGGATTGTTGCTCGGCCTCTCGGGCACGGGCAAGTCGCTCGTCCTCGACCGCCTGGCGACGAACCTTCGCCGCGACGGAGCGCAGGTGGCCAACCTCAGCTTGCTGGGGATCGATTTGCACGAGTTTCTTTGGCTCTTGGCGGCCGAGTTGGGATTGAATCCCGATCGGAGAAAATCGCACTTCGAATTGTGGCGTGATTTGATCGATCGGGTCGATGAAAACCGCTACCAGCAACTCGATACGGTGATTCTGCTGGATGACGCCGACGGGGGCCAGCCCGAGGTACTCGACCATCTGGTGCGGCTGATCCAATCGGATCGCGGCATGCCGACATCGCTGGTGCTCGTGCTGGCGGCTCCGGCCGAAAAGGTTTCGCGAATCGGCGCCCGGCTGTTGGAGCTCGCCGAGTTGCGAATCGATCTCGACCCTTGGGAAGAATCGGACACCGCGGGCTATCTGATCTCGGCCTTGTCGCTGGCCGGCCGAAAGACGCTGTTGTTCACCGACGCGGCCGTGCTGCGGCTTCATGAATTGACCGGAGGCATTCCGCGGCGGGTGAATCAATTGGCATCGTTGGCGCTGGTGGCCGGCGCCGGCCGGCAGCTGACCACGATCGACGCCGACACGATCGATTCGGTCTATCGCGAACTAGGCGTCATCGAAACAGCCGCTTAG